Proteins from a single region of Harmonia axyridis chromosome 4, icHarAxyr1.1, whole genome shotgun sequence:
- the LOC123679241 gene encoding protein eyes shut — MKIYPSIDMLAILIISILVPSANSGFACLENPCVHGICVDDLNSTYLCYCIDGYTGIHCQTNWNECWSNPCQHGATCIDGIAMFNCSCPPGFTGDRCEIDLNECESSPCLNNGTCLDAVNGYFCSCLPGYSGDHCEVDEAVCNTTSEARCANGGVCEEGPGESFTCKCLPGWNDPLCRTEINECLSNPCRNGAVCVDLLADYNCACSFGFMGKNCEEEMHICETNNCRNNALCLLEDGEPVCYCVPDFHGDLCQYQYDECQLGVRCVNGGTCIDGVDNFTCSCLPNLTGVFCECLILPDGSQNCSIVDFEMTTVPYTTFGTNFTSQKFTTMTLPETSTLFTTTMMESSTIYTSLMTHTPIVTVETTFIPPDTTTIENYQNFSTTESVTITTDESTSETEYISTKQTEKTDIFSTSEYTSTETDTTVSMLNTTLWSSSRTESIFEKTTRPDEETTSFMPTELQTLTTVHSTDTNIFTNFTSLPIEYTSTTTSKEETGATIKDISSTTSETTTSVKEEITVSTITKGREFPIPLSTTTEVTTQIFEKTTISDTTDCSQEGNECLNGGTCILEEQGYKCLCSFDTEGALCEIHLGVKNAAFNGDSYLAHRLSDLSLVDIEFEAKTVTSNGLIFHLVADKIFMSLYIRNGFLEFKFSCGYQTMLLKELRTPVNEGYTMHIEAKLHFRPDFSHCDASVNVNNTLSMRGDQISSVPQFQKPTIGLYFGGVPMELKHTDLNIEGFAGCMKNLKISGKSVNIFGDAEDGTAVTECSSLACLSNPCQNEATCVVEKGEWTCHCKNGYLGKQCEKSVCDNNPCLFGGTCVSLSKSGYICLCPFGKHGHFCENDMKITHPHFSTMAKGWSSYVAYSVPNEISKNLEIKFKFIPTDMDQISMLLFIGQTGYHDVFSDHLAVSLIKGYVMLTWNLGSGPRRIFTNQPLQKGFNDYTIHIGLRGRRAWLFVENVGNITGKAPGSFENLDVAPVIFIGGHESRYFNKLPHDLPQHGGFMGCIFDIKLKTENGLIPVKQNDRTVGRAVNQCGVSECYNNRCPNKAACLHHGSTFTCLCQDSWYGPLCLSKVNPCDSTYNKCSSGSTCVPLIEGYECDCPFGKTGTYCDKDVNITDVSFKGTRSFINLGNHEFLNNKFNFKLEIKPLSNNGLLIFTGKEHNFVSLYLQSGTVELRIKRGKFKVSHNLVTLRSSRLLVLGVWHQIKFGMFGRKVYLSVENVMDTALLEKESYVLEVKDTIYLGGLPDMSKLPLDALSSLPSQYTGCIRLLEIDSQFLPLIPQNVESGRNIMDCDGTPCGGDVCANGGTCWLDSFRISHCHCPAPFFGSKCENTYNCSNNKCNDKGKCSNNKCYCIPGRNGFNCENEIIVKMPEFKKGSYLIIDKKKDKRRDALNTNIGQISINFTTASSDGLLLWHKEENSFIGLGIERGYLKLAYSPDKNNTFSAILWNNRMSDGLWHNIRLKFSPMSIEVDKTSFRKNLPLQKNHDMNLTNGRFFLGNVPSPKSLSFETNGFFKYPFEGCIESFSENSEKINDFTIFEGLGIDICPIF; from the exons ATGAAGATTTATCCCAGCATCGATATGCTCGCTATTTTGATAATATCGATCTTAGTACCATCTGCAAATAGTGGTTTCGCCTGTCTTGAAAATCCATGTGTTCACGGAATTTGCGTAGACGATTTAAACTCAACATATTTATGTTATTGTATTGATGGCTACACTGGAATTCACTGCCAAACAAACTGGAACGAATGCTGGTCAAACCCCTGCCAACATGGGGCCACCTGCATCGACGGAATAGCCATGTTCAATTGTTCATGTCCTCCAGGATTCACAG GAGACAGATGCGAGATAGATCTAAACGAATGCGAGAGCAGTCCATGCCTTAACAACGGAACTTGCTTGGATGCTGTAAATGGGTATTTCTGTAGCTGCCTTCCAGGATATTCTGGAGACCATTGCGAAGTAGATGAAGCAGTATGTAACACCACAAGCGAGGCAAGATGTGCCAATGGTGGAGTGTGTGAAGAAGGGCCTGGAGAAAGTTTCACTTGTAAATGTTTACCAG GCTGGAATGATCCTTTGTGCAGAACAGAAATAAACGAATGCTTGTCAAATCCTTGCAGAAACGGAGCAGTGTGTGTGGATTTATTAGCTGATTATAACTGCGCCTGTTCTTTTG GTTTCATGGGAAAGAATTGCGAAGAAGAGATGCATATTTGTGAAACCAACAATTGCAGAAACAATGCTTTATGTTTACTAGAAGATGGCGAGCCAGTTTGTTACTGTGTACCAGATTTTCATGGAGATCTTTGCCAATATCAATACGACGAATGTCAGCTAGGTGTTAG GTGTGTAAATGGAGGTACTTGCATAGACGGCGTTGATAATTTTACTTGTTCCTGCCTTCCAAATCTGACAGGGGTATTCTGTGAATGCCTGATTTTGCCAGATGGCTCCCAAAACTGCTCAATAGTCGACTTTGAGATGACCACAGTACCTTATACTACCTTTGGGACAAATTTTACATCGCAGAAATTCACCACTATGACTTTACCAGAAACTTCAACATTATTCACAACTACCATGATGGAGTCCAGTACAATATACACAAGTCTTATGACGCATACTCCAATTGTTACTGTAGAAACAACATTCATACCACCTGACACAACTACAATAGAAAATTACCAAAATTTCAGTACTACAGAATCTGTAACAATTACCACAGATGAATCTACATCAGAAACAGAATACATTTCAACGAAACAAACCGAAAAgactgatatattttctaccTCTGAATATACTTCAACAGAAACAGATACAACAGTTTCAATGCTGAACACAACTCTATGGAGCTCTTCAAGAACTGAATCTATATTTGAAAAGACAACTAGGCCTGATGAAGAAACTACTAGCTTTATGCCAACCGAATTACAAACCCTTACAACGGTTCATTCTACAGATACAAATATATTTACAAACTTTACTTCACTGCCAATCGAATATACATCGACTACTACTTCGAAAGAAGAGACTGGTGCTACAATTAAAGATATATCTTCAACAACTAGTGAAACTACCACTTCTGTTAAAGAAGAAATAACTGTCAGTACCATTACAAAAGGAAGAGAATTTCCTATTCCTTTATCTACTACCACAGAAGTAACAAcacaaattttcgagaaaacaacaatttcaGACACAACAGATTGCTCCCAAGAAGGAAATGAGTGCCTGAACGGAGGAACTTGTATTTTAGAAGAACAAGGTTACAAA TGTTTATGTTCTTTTGATACCGAAGGTGCCTTGTGCGAAATACATCTTGGTGTGAAAAATGCAGCTTTCAATGGTGATTCATATTTAGCTCATCGTTTGAGTGATCTTTCTCTGGTAGATATCGAGTTTGAAGCTAAGACTGTTACGTCTAATGGTCTGATTTTTCATTTGGTAGCAGATAAAATATTTATGAGTTTATATATAAGGAATGGATTTTTGGAGTTTAAATTTTCGTGTGGTTATCAGACTATGCTTCTGAAAGAGCTCAGGACACCAGTTAATGAAGGATATACGATGCATATAGAGGCGAA gtTACACTTTCGTCCAGATTTCAGTCATTGCGATGCTTCTGTGAATGTGAATAATACTTTATCAATGAGGGGAGATCAAATATCATCAGTGCCACAGTTCCAGAAGCCAACCATTGGGTTATACTTTGGAGGTGTGCCGATGGAATTGAAACACACTGATTTGAATATAGAAGGCTTTGCTGGTTGTATGAAAAATCTCAAG atttctGGAAAATCTGTCAACATATTTGGTGATGCTGAAGATGGTACAGCAGTTACCGAATGTTCTTCACTAGCTTGTCTTTCAAATCCTTGTCAGAATGAAGCAACATGTGTTGTAGAAAAAGGAGAATGGACTTGCCACTGTAAAAATGG TTATTTAGGGAAGCAATGTGAAAAATCTGTTTGTGACAACAATCCATGTTTATTTGGAGGAACATGTGTCAGTCTTTCAAAAAGTGGCTACATTTGTCTCTGTCCATTTGGCAAACATGGTCACTTCTGTGAAAATg ACATGAAAATAACACATCCACATTTCTCCACAATGGCCAAAGGATGGTCATCCTATGTTGCATATTCGGTGCCAAATGAAATATCCAAAAACCTGGAAATCAAATTCAAGTTCATACCAACGGACATGGACCAAATTTCAATGTTGCTATTTATTGGTCAAACTGGATATCATGATGTATTTTCAGATCATTTGGCTGTGAGTTTAATAAAGGGTTATGTCATGTTGACGTGGAATTTGGGCTCTG GTCCAAGGAGGATATTTACGAATCAGCCTCTGCAGAAAGGTTTCAATGACTATACGATACATATAGGATTGAGAGGCAGGAGAGCTTGGTTGTTTGTTGAAAATGTAGGAAATATAACTGGAAAAGCTCCAGGatcttttgaaaatttggaTGTCGCACCCGTTATTTTCATTg GTGGCCATGAATCTAGGTATTTCAATAAACTACCACATGACTTACCACAGCATGGAGGTTTTATGGGTTGTATTTTTGATATCAAGCTGAAGACTGAAAACGGACTGATACCTGTGAAACAAAATGATCGTACTGTTGGACGAGCGGTGAACCAGTGCGGGGTTTCAGAATGTTATAACAACAGATGCCCCAATAAAGCAGCATGTTTACATCATGGAAGCACTTTTAC ATGCCTATGTCAAGATTCCTGGTACGGGCCACTTTGTTTGTCCAAAGTAAATCCTTGCGATTCAACTTATAATAAGTGTTCATCAGGGTCAACTTGTGTACCTTTAATTGAAGGTTATGAATGTGATTGTCCTTTTGGAAAAACTGGAACATACTGTGATAAAG ATGTCAATATTACGGATGTCAGTTTCAAAGGTACACGATCTTTCATAAATTTGGGAAATCACGAATTTCTCAAcaacaaattcaatttcaaattagaaATAAAACCTTTGTCAAATAATGGTTTACTTATTTTCACTGGAAAGGAACATAACTTTGTTTCACTGTATCTACAAAGTGGAACTGTGgaattgaggatcaaaagaggAAAATTCAAAGTGAGTCACAATCTTGTTACTCTGAGGAGTAGCAGATTGTTAGTTTTAGGAGTATGGCACCAAATAAAATTCGGAATGTTTGGGAGGAAAGTGTATCTATCGGTGGAAAATGTTATGGATACCGCGTTGTTGGAAAAGGAAAGCTATGTGTTGGAGGTCAAAGATACCATTTATTTAG GTGGTCTACCAGATATGTCAAAGCTACCTCTAGATGCTCTCTCCAGCCTTCCATCCCAATATACAGGATGTATTCGCCTACTTGAAATAGACTCACAGTTTCTACCTCTTATTCCTCAAAATGTAGAAAGTGGTCGAAATATTATGGACTGTGACGGAACACCCTGTGGAGGAGATGTCTGTGCTAATGGCGGTACATGCTGGTTAGATTCCTTCAGAATATCCCATTGTCATTGCCCAGCACCTTTCTTTGGGAGTAAATGTGAGAATACCTACAATTGCTCCAATAATAAGTGCAACGATAAGGGAAAATGTAGTAATAACAAGTGCTATTGCATTCCTGGAAGGAATGGTTTCAACtgtgaaaatgaaattatagtTAAAATGCCCGAGTTCAAAAAAGGCAGTTATTTGATTATTGATAAGAAGAAAGATAAAAGGAGGGATGCTCTCAACACAAATATTGGTCAAATTTCCATAAACTTCACAACAGCTAGTTCAGATGGCTTACTATTGTGGCATAAAGAG GAGAATTCCTTCATAGGGTTGGGAATCGAAAGAGGATATCTTAAATTGGCCTATTCTcctgataaaaataatactttttCTGCAATTCTATGGAACAATAGGATGTCAGATGGACTTTGGCACAACAtacgtttgaaattttcaccaatgtccATAGAAGTTGACAAAACATCATTTAGGAAAAATTTACCACTCCAGAAAAACCATGACATGAATTTGACCAATGGAAGATTTTTTCTAGGAAATGTGCCAAGCCCCAAGAGCCTTTCATTTGAAACCAACGGATTTTTTAAGTATCCATTTGAAGGATGCATTGAAAGTTTCAgcgaaaattctgaaaaaattaacgatTTCACAATATTCGAAGGACTAGGAATTGACATTTGCCCcatattttga